The Argentina anserina chromosome 3, drPotAnse1.1, whole genome shotgun sequence genome includes a region encoding these proteins:
- the LOC126787244 gene encoding L10-interacting MYB domain-containing protein-like — MANSKEQACRNESLVEVFVDICIKEVHRNSKPQSHFTSNGWNTIITSFVEQTGKDYTKKQLKNKWDALKGEWILWKDLKNKYTGLGWDPKLNTVVATEERWSQIIGKTKEFARFKKKGISPEFETKLDILFSDITATGKHAWAPSSSIPIPNSSEECDNVNYVEGSGDSDERDASNYTRYAHRDRHFVRGEESENGEGAMEEEEDDVEEQNHHGAQEMETLRNNIAQSLMVARLE, encoded by the exons ATGGCAAATTCCAAAGAACAAGCGTGTAGGAATGAGTCCTTAGTAGAAGTTTTTGTTGACATATGTATCAAGGAAGTGCATAGAAATTCGAAGCCACAATCTCATTTTACTTCAAATGGATGGAATACTATAATCACTTCCTTTGTTGAACAAACTGGAAAAGATTATACCAAAAAACAGCTGAAAAATAAGTGGGATGCCCTAAAAGGTGAGTGGATACTATGGAAAGATCTGAAGAATAAATATACCGGTCTTGGGTGGGATCCCAAACTCAACACTGTTGTTGCGACCGAAGAGCGCTGGAGTCAAATAATTGGG AAAACCAAGGAATTTGCAAGGTTCAAGAAAAAAGGAATATCACCCGagtttgaaaccaaattggataTATTGTTTTCCGATATTACAGCTACTGGAAAGCATGCATGGGCACCATCTTCTTCAATCCCTATCCCTAATAGTTCGGAGGAATGTGACAATGTTAACTACGTTGAAGGTAGTGGTGACTCTGATGAGAGAGATGCATCTAATTACACTCG ATATGCGCATCGTGATAGACATTTTGTTCGAGGTGAAGAAAGTGAAAATGGTGAAGGAGctatggaagaagaagaagatgatgtagAAGAACAAAACCATCATGGTGCACAAGAAATGGAGACATTAAGAAACAACATTGCTCAAAGTTTGATGGTTGCACGTTTAGAATga